A single region of the Streptomyces caelestis genome encodes:
- a CDS encoding M20 family metallopeptidase encodes MSLESEVDLPGGAVLPGALPDALRAELIAFRRDLHMHPELGNQEFRTTAAIKERLEQAGLKPRVLAVGTGLVCDIGLEGEQWDGGPSMLALRADIDGLPIPDTKSECPYRSTVPDRAHACGHDVHTTVVLGAGLVLAELHKQGLLPRPVRLIFQPAEEVLPGGAADVIKCGALEGVGAIVAVHCDPRVDAGRIGLREGPITSACDRLEIGLEGPGGHTARPHLTTDLVTAAARVVTDVPALVGRRFDSRSGLAITWGRIESGHAPNVIPQHAELSGTVRCLDIEAWRQAPDVVVAAIDEVANLHRAKSEINYVRGVPPVVNEPGVTELLRDAMIARRGVESVEGTQQSLGGEDFSWYLEHVPGAMARLGVRTPGERQVRDLHQGDFDVDESAITVGVELFTAAALVNGLR; translated from the coding sequence ATGTCACTGGAGTCCGAGGTCGATCTTCCCGGGGGAGCCGTACTTCCCGGTGCGCTGCCCGACGCTCTGCGCGCCGAGCTCATCGCGTTCCGACGCGACCTGCACATGCACCCGGAGCTCGGCAACCAGGAGTTCCGCACGACAGCCGCGATCAAGGAGCGGCTGGAGCAGGCCGGCCTCAAGCCCCGCGTACTCGCCGTCGGGACAGGACTCGTCTGTGACATCGGCCTGGAGGGCGAACAGTGGGACGGGGGCCCCAGCATGCTCGCCCTGCGGGCCGACATCGACGGCCTGCCCATCCCCGATACCAAGAGCGAGTGCCCGTACCGCTCGACCGTGCCCGACCGCGCCCACGCCTGCGGCCACGACGTGCACACCACCGTCGTCCTCGGCGCCGGTCTCGTCCTCGCCGAACTGCACAAGCAGGGCCTGCTGCCCCGCCCCGTCCGGCTGATCTTCCAGCCCGCCGAGGAGGTACTGCCCGGCGGTGCCGCCGACGTCATCAAGTGCGGGGCGCTGGAAGGGGTCGGCGCGATCGTCGCCGTGCACTGCGACCCCCGGGTGGACGCGGGCAGGATCGGGCTCCGGGAGGGCCCCATCACCTCCGCCTGTGACCGGCTGGAGATCGGCCTCGAGGGCCCGGGCGGTCACACCGCGCGCCCCCATCTGACGACCGACCTGGTCACCGCAGCCGCCCGCGTCGTCACCGACGTGCCCGCCCTGGTCGGGCGGCGCTTCGACAGTCGCAGCGGGCTCGCCATCACCTGGGGCCGCATCGAGTCGGGACACGCTCCGAACGTGATCCCGCAGCACGCCGAGCTGTCCGGCACCGTCCGCTGCCTCGACATCGAGGCGTGGCGGCAGGCCCCCGACGTCGTGGTCGCCGCGATCGACGAGGTCGCCAACCTGCACCGCGCCAAGTCGGAGATCAACTACGTGCGCGGCGTCCCGCCCGTCGTGAACGAGCCGGGCGTGACCGAGCTGCTGCGTGACGCCATGATCGCCCGGCGCGGGGTCGAGTCCGTCGAGGGCACCCAGCAGAGCCTCGGCGGCGAGGACTTCTCCTGGTACCTGGAGCACGTCCCCGGCGCCATGGCCCGCCTCGGCGTACGCACGCCCGGCGAACGCCAGGTACGCGACCTCCATCAGGGCGACTTCGACGTGGACGAGTCCGCGATCACGGTAGGAGTGGAACTCTTCACCGCCGCGGCCCTGGTCAACGGCCTGCGCTAG